In Candidatus Nitrospira nitrosa, the genomic stretch CAACGGATATGACCACCGTCTACACGACACAACAGGCACTCCAAGAAACCGCCACCCAACTTGGTGAGAGCAACCAACGCCTCGATCAGGCGCTTGAGAAGGCGACGGAATCCGCACGTGTGAAGTCTGCATTCTTGGCCACGGTCAGCCATGAATTGCGCACACCCATGAACGGCGTGATCGGCATGACGAGCCTGCTGATGGAGACTCCGTTGACGCCTGAACAGCACTCCTATGCGGAGACCATTCGTCAGTGCGGTGAAGCACTGTTGCAGTTGATCAATGACGTACTGGAGTGCAGCAAAATCGAAGCCGGGAAACTGGAGTTAGAGTGCCTGGATTTCAATCTGAGAACCACCGTGGAACAGGTATTAGCACAGTTTGCCGAACGGGCTGAGACGAAAGGAATCGAACTCACAGGGTTGGTACACGCGTCCGTTCCGACAGGGCTTAAGGGAGATCCAGGACGCCTTCGGCAGGTCCTCACCAATCTGGTTGCCAATGCCGTGAAATTTACGGACAAAGGAGATGTGGCCCTCCAAGCGTATCTTGAGAGCGACTCTGCGGATACCGTGGAGGTCCGATTCGAAGTCACGGACAGTGGAATGGGCATGAGTTCCACCACCATTGACAAGCTCTTTCGCCCCTTCGTTCAAGCAGACAGCTCGACGACAAGAAAATACGGAGGGACCGGCCTTGGCCTGTCGATTTCAAAGCAGTTGGTGGAACTGATGGGAGGTCAGATTGGAGTCCGTAGTATTGAAGGTCAAGGAAGTACCTTCTGGTGTACCGCACGCTTCCAGAAGCAGGCTGGCTCTCTGCGTGCCATTCTTCCATCCGGTGAGCTCGCGGGAAAGCGGGTCCTGATTGTTGACGACAATGAATCAAACCGAATGATTCTCCATCATCTCGTTTCCGGATGGGGAATGGTGGACGACCTGGCCGAAGATGCCGAGTCGGCTTGGCAACGTATTACAGAGGCCAATCAGAGAGGGACACCGTACGATCTCGCCATTTTGGATGTCATCATGCCGGGAAAGGACGGCTTGCAGCTCGCGCGCGAGCTCAACAGTCATCCCGAGAGGTCTCATACACGTCTTGTGGTCATGACGTCCATTCTTCAGCGCGGACACGCCGAACAGGCCCGATCGTCAGGCGCCATGGGCTACCTCCCCAAACCTGTTCGCCACGACGAGTTACGGGGGTGCCTCAGAACCGTTCTCGGGATGCAGGATGATCAAGAACGGACAACTGAACAGATCGGTTCCATTGTCCCGCAACTGGTCACGAGACATACCATTGCCGAGAATGTTGAGCACCAACATGTGTTGGTCGTAGAAGACAATATTGTCAACCAGAAGCTTGCCGTTCGGATGGTCGAGAAGCTGGGATACCGACCGGATGTCGTCGATAATGGGCAGGAAGCCTTGGTGGCGCTGGCGAAAGGACGATATGCCGCAATTCTGATGGATTGTCAGATGCCCCTCATGGATGGCTTTGAGACAACCAGAATCATTCGTGAACGCGAAGCGTCCGACACTGGTTCGAGTTCGGCGTTACCAGGTTCAGATTCAAGGCCTGGCAATACAGGCGGCCACGATGACATCCGCCACTCGCCGATTGAAACTCACCGACATATACCAATTATCGCCGTCACCGCCAATGCCATGCAGGGCGATCGTGAGCGTTGCTTAGCTGCAGGCATGGATGACTACCTCTCGAAGCCGATCAAGCTCAATGAACTACGGGCCGCACTCGCGCGCTGGACGCCGGCTCCCCCTCAGAAGGTCCAGGCGACCAAGCCGATGCTGCCTCCTGGCACTACCGATCCTGCCCAAGGCATTTTCGACCACGCACAGATGTATCAGAACATTGGGAGTGACAATGAGCTGTTTGGCCAACTCATCCGTCTCTTTTTGGATCGTTATCAAACGATGCTGGCCGACATTCGAACGGCTCTAGCTGATGGAAATTCGTCTGCCGTCGAACGATCAGCACACACATTTAAAGGAACTGCGGGAAATCTATGTGCCTCGGAGGTCGGATTGATCGCCAGTCGCCTTGAGGCAGTCGGTCGCCTTCAAGCGCTTCACGACGCTCCCCCCGTGTACGCACAACTTGAAATCGAAGTCGGGCGACTGGTTCAAGTACTGGAATCCTATCGCAATGGGTACCCTGCCATGACACAAGCAGCCGCCTGACCCGCAATATTCACGAGCGCTCTTACTCCAACTGCCACGCTACTACTGAAGGCTATAGGTCGGCTGTGAAGCCGCGTGCAATGCTCACACTTCGTCACAAACCGTCATGAACAACAGGGATTACAAAGGCCGGCATAGCCACACGATCCTATGCAGGGCACTTTGCAGCAGACCGTGGCTCTAAGGAAATTGATGGCTGGGAGGACGATGCAGGGAAGAGCGGAAACCGAGTTGGATATTCTTCAGAAAGCACCAACTGTGTACCTAATCTCGTCTTGTGACTCATCACCAACGGACCGCGTAGATTTGCCGTAATGTGAGCCGGATCGTCAGAGGGAATGGTCAAGATGACGGCCAGTGCCAGATCTTGCTCTTTCCCGCCGTTCATCTCGGCTAAAATGTCGGCTGGCACGCTGACCCGATAGTCAGTGTGGAATATGGCAGGATCAAGAATCACGAATGCCAACCCAGGTTCATCGATCGACTGGAGCCATTTAAACGGAGCCTCTGTGTCATGATCCAGAATGACATACCGTTGGGACTCCGGAAATCCCAACAAACCTACGGGAAACCGTACAATGCTGTCGTCTGAGACCTCGAATGACCCAAATCGGGTCGATCTACATTTCATCTCGGCATCCTTATGAGACCATTCCACGTTTTCCAGGGATCAGTCGGCGAAACGCATCGAGAGGGACGGCTTGGGTTTTAGCCGCCAAGCGATTTTCTTCTTGAATCCGTGTGTGGACTTCCTCCCGATGCACAGCGACCGCCGGAGGAGCCTCAATCCCCAAACGAACTTGCCCGCTTTTCAGGCCAAGTACGACGACTCTGATATCAGGGCCAATCGTGACGCTTTCTCCACATCGACGGGTCAATACCAGCATACCTGCCTTCCTTGGCCGAATAGTCCTTCAGAGCACTATCGGCCATGACTGCAACAAACTTGAGAAGCCGTCCTAACGCAGGTACTTGAGGAGAGTATTGTCGAAGATCCGACCAAGGGATGCCCCTGCGGCTTGAATCGCATACTCTTGCAGCGTCAAATCAGAGATGGTCCGTGCCAAATCAATATCCTCGAACGACGACAGCGTATTAGTGGCAAGTTCCTTGGCATCATCCAAAGCCAGCGACGTAGACTCCAAGCGGTTCGTCAACGCACCCACGTCTCCCTGCGCTGCCGCGACTTGACTGATCGCGCGGTCCAAACTATCTAAGCTCTCAACAATCCCTGCCTTGAAATTTCCTCGAAGGGCTGCCAGAAGTTGTTGTACCGTATCAAACAGATTCACGTCGGAACCGCTAAAAGCCTCATCCCCGCGCACACCGGTGCTGACAACCTCTCCATCAGCGACTTCAATCTGTTGGTTGCCGGCATCTCCAGCATACCGAGTATGTGCAGTCACGTGAAACAGATCTCCTGCAGCCGGTGCAGACGCGCTATGAGTGATTCGGAATTGAATTCCATCGAATGTAATCGGAGCACCAGCTGTATAGGCTTGATTGGCGAGGACTGTTTGTGAAGTCAGAGCGAGGGTAAATCGATCTCCGGTGACAGGCCCGGCCCCCTGTGCATTGGAAAGCACGACACGAACACCTTCAAATTCGATGGCGCCACCGGACACATAGGTATTCCCGGATGAAAGCGTTGCACCCGTGGTGGTGTTTCGCACGGAATACTGGGACGATGACGTAAACTGTATTTCGTATGTGTCGAGTGTAATTTCTTGTGGATCAACGACCCCAGCATCAGCGACACCCACCCGGCCGACATTGGCAGAATTCGGCGAGACCGAGAGAGGAGTCGAGACATTGAGAACATCAAACGTTGTCGCCCCACTAAATCGAACGACGTAGTTGTCGTAGGAGGTCGTACTAGGATTCAGCACCTGTCCTTGAGAGATCAAGGCTCCCCCGCTGTTTGTCGACGCAACATGAGTCGCCACGGTCGTCGCAAACGTCGCACCACCGTTACCTGAACTCCCTCCGTTGAATCCGAGCAGCGTACGGGCCGACCCCCCGGACACGTCCACTGTGGAGCTTGCTCCCTCAGAATCGGACACTATGACAAGACGCGCATCCTCATATCGGACGGACACGCTCTTTCCCGCAACGGCTAACGTCGTATCGGCATTGATTCGGCTCTGTACACGCGCAGCTAGCTCAGAACTGGTCAACGTCTCTGTACCTCCGGTCAAATCAATCGTGCCGGAAGTCACGCCATCCACGGTGACCGTCAGCGTATCGGTAACCGCATTCGTCAGCGTCACAGGCGAGGACAGGGGCAATCCTGCAGCAAATCCGTGGCGGCTTGTACCACCAAACACCGGTTGATTCTCATCGTATTCGGCATTTCCAAGTTGAAGAAGGTGCTGGAGGAGAGCCTTGACTTCTTGCCCGCCTGCGGCTCGCTCCGCCGCACCATTGGTATCAGAGGCATACTGAACCGCCAATTGTCGCACTCGAGAGAGGGTCGATGTCGTACCCTGCAATGCCGTATCGGCCAGATCCAGTCGGACCGTTGCCGAAGAAATATTTCGAAGATGCTGTTCCAGTTTCGCTAAGGTGGTTTTTTCTCCGACGATCCGATGGAATCGCCCGGGATCGTCAGACGGCTGCAACACCTGCTTGCCGGTTGCAAGATGTTCCTGCAATTGCAGCGCTCGTGATCGAGACCGTTGATAGCTGTTGACGAGGAATCCAAAGACCTGCTGTTCCGTCACGCGCATGGCGTACTCCTTGGTCTATCGCTTGAGCGAAATCAAGGTCGACATCATTTCATCGGCCGCGACGATCATACGCGAAGCAGCTTCAAACGCTCGTTGAAACTTGAGTAAATTGACCAGCTCCTCGTCAAGCGAGACACCAGACACCTGGGCGTGAAAACTTTGGAGCTGTTCTTGGCGAACTTCCTCCGTATCAAGTCGCTGTGCGGCAACCTGGGAGGCCACTCCTAAATCCGCCGTTGTCTTGCGATAGGAATCAAGCAGTGTTGCATTATCGAGGCTCGTGATAGTTTTCGATTGCAGCGCAACAAGATTGAGGCCGTTCTGATTGTTCCCTGGGA encodes the following:
- a CDS encoding response regulator, which gives rise to MADLLEGLPIGALILNPELTILAVNREGRRFLGPRSRLPMKQSFPAFWSTLTASDADLIAAQLTRVLRSGHPIASRQQLQMKRTGILVPVEWTCTPSTFGDVTVLMICIRDLSQEMEAKHERDRLAAIAHESPSPMIELDRHGSLLYANPAMISLLSRFGYSLEGFPSVAPAQLMTIIQRCLSTGQILHGQEVMLPKASFSWTFCPVLPHGVVRGYATDMTTVYTTQQALQETATQLGESNQRLDQALEKATESARVKSAFLATVSHELRTPMNGVIGMTSLLMETPLTPEQHSYAETIRQCGEALLQLINDVLECSKIEAGKLELECLDFNLRTTVEQVLAQFAERAETKGIELTGLVHASVPTGLKGDPGRLRQVLTNLVANAVKFTDKGDVALQAYLESDSADTVEVRFEVTDSGMGMSSTTIDKLFRPFVQADSSTTRKYGGTGLGLSISKQLVELMGGQIGVRSIEGQGSTFWCTARFQKQAGSLRAILPSGELAGKRVLIVDDNESNRMILHHLVSGWGMVDDLAEDAESAWQRITEANQRGTPYDLAILDVIMPGKDGLQLARELNSHPERSHTRLVVMTSILQRGHAEQARSSGAMGYLPKPVRHDELRGCLRTVLGMQDDQERTTEQIGSIVPQLVTRHTIAENVEHQHVLVVEDNIVNQKLAVRMVEKLGYRPDVVDNGQEALVALAKGRYAAILMDCQMPLMDGFETTRIIREREASDTGSSSALPGSDSRPGNTGGHDDIRHSPIETHRHIPIIAVTANAMQGDRERCLAAGMDDYLSKPIKLNELRAALARWTPAPPQKVQATKPMLPPGTTDPAQGIFDHAQMYQNIGSDNELFGQLIRLFLDRYQTMLADIRTALADGNSSAVERSAHTFKGTAGNLCASEVGLIASRLEAVGRLQALHDAPPVYAQLEIEVGRLVQVLESYRNGYPAMTQAAA
- the fliW gene encoding flagellar assembly protein FliW; this encodes MKCRSTRFGSFEVSDDSIVRFPVGLLGFPESQRYVILDHDTEAPFKWLQSIDEPGLAFVILDPAIFHTDYRVSVPADILAEMNGGKEQDLALAVILTIPSDDPAHITANLRGPLVMSHKTRLGTQLVLSEEYPTRFPLFPASSSQPSISLEPRSAAKCPA
- the csrA gene encoding carbon storage regulator CsrA; this encodes MLVLTRRCGESVTIGPDIRVVVLGLKSGQVRLGIEAPPAVAVHREEVHTRIQEENRLAAKTQAVPLDAFRRLIPGKRGMVS
- a CDS encoding flagellin N-terminal helical domain-containing protein; translation: MRVTEQQVFGFLVNSYQRSRSRALQLQEHLATGKQVLQPSDDPGRFHRIVGEKTTLAKLEQHLRNISSATVRLDLADTALQGTTSTLSRVRQLAVQYASDTNGAAERAAGGQEVKALLQHLLQLGNAEYDENQPVFGGTSRHGFAAGLPLSSPVTLTNAVTDTLTVTVDGVTSGTIDLTGGTETLTSSELAARVQSRINADTTLAVAGKSVSVRYEDARLVIVSDSEGASSTVDVSGGSARTLLGFNGGSSGNGGATFATTVATHVASTNSGGALISQGQVLNPSTTSYDNYVVRFSGATTFDVLNVSTPLSVSPNSANVGRVGVADAGVVDPQEITLDTYEIQFTSSSQYSVRNTTTGATLSSGNTYVSGGAIEFEGVRVVLSNAQGAGPVTGDRFTLALTSQTVLANQAYTAGAPITFDGIQFRITHSASAPAAGDLFHVTAHTRYAGDAGNQQIEVADGEVVSTGVRGDEAFSGSDVNLFDTVQQLLAALRGNFKAGIVESLDSLDRAISQVAAAQGDVGALTNRLESTSLALDDAKELATNTLSSFEDIDLARTISDLTLQEYAIQAAGASLGRIFDNTLLKYLR